A single genomic interval of Nocardioides nitrophenolicus harbors:
- a CDS encoding DUF2510 domain-containing protein, producing MSDPNQPTVPAGWYPDGQGGQRWWDGTGWTEHTQPPASAPAADATVIAPQPPAPQQPPAQPYGQPQQPYGQQAQQPYGQQAQQFGQQPQQFGQPQQFGQPSWAPPPAGGSGKRLGLILGGAAVAVVVLLLLVVVLVKAVGGNGPGDVAQEYLLASFDGDVEKVCELSSEDQRDTLLEAADADDCGEYGDNRKDEEDDQRAEFEDRYGRSVDEIRDNYDVEFEVKDVDEDGDDATVEIRQTAEYTADDDFLDEELDGDRTSSRTLTMKLVKEDGDWKVAEPYSG from the coding sequence ATGTCCGACCCGAACCAGCCCACCGTCCCCGCCGGTTGGTATCCCGACGGACAGGGCGGGCAGCGCTGGTGGGACGGCACCGGATGGACCGAGCACACCCAGCCGCCCGCGTCCGCGCCGGCCGCCGACGCCACGGTCATCGCCCCGCAGCCCCCGGCCCCACAGCAGCCGCCCGCTCAGCCCTACGGCCAGCCGCAGCAGCCCTACGGCCAGCAGGCCCAGCAGCCCTACGGCCAGCAGGCGCAGCAGTTCGGCCAGCAGCCCCAGCAGTTCGGCCAGCCCCAGCAGTTCGGCCAGCCCTCCTGGGCCCCGCCGCCCGCGGGCGGCTCCGGCAAGAGGCTCGGCCTGATCCTCGGCGGAGCGGCGGTCGCGGTCGTCGTCCTGCTGCTCCTCGTGGTGGTCCTGGTGAAGGCGGTCGGCGGCAACGGCCCCGGCGACGTGGCGCAGGAGTACCTGCTGGCCAGCTTCGACGGCGACGTCGAGAAGGTCTGCGAGCTGAGCTCGGAGGACCAGCGCGACACCCTGCTCGAGGCGGCGGACGCCGACGACTGCGGCGAGTACGGCGACAACCGCAAGGACGAGGAGGACGACCAGCGCGCGGAGTTCGAGGACAGGTACGGCCGCTCGGTCGACGAGATCCGCGACAACTACGACGTGGAGTTCGAGGTCAAGGACGTCGACGAGGACGGCGACGACGCGACCGTCGAGATCCGCCAGACCGCCGAGTACACCGCCGACGACGACTTCCTCGACGAGGAGCTCGACGGCGACCGGACCAGCTCGCGCACCCTCACCATGAAGCTGGTCAAGGAAGACGGGGACTGGAAGGTCGCGGAGCCGTACAGCGGCTGA
- a CDS encoding low molecular weight protein-tyrosine-phosphatase, with protein sequence MLAVPPPRTPGRYRVALVCLGNICRSPMADVVLAARVAEAGLDDRVEVVSAGTGTWHVGEPMDRRAAALLTTEGYDASRHRAQQVLASWLDEQDLVLAMDRDNLRDLRALGDADPDRVRLFRDFDPAEPGGEVPDPFFGGDEGFGTVLAMVERTSAALVTAVAGVLS encoded by the coding sequence ATGCTCGCCGTACCGCCGCCCCGCACCCCGGGGCGCTACCGGGTCGCGCTCGTCTGCCTCGGCAACATCTGCCGCTCGCCGATGGCCGACGTCGTCCTCGCCGCCCGGGTCGCCGAGGCCGGTCTCGACGACCGGGTCGAGGTGGTCAGCGCCGGCACCGGCACCTGGCACGTCGGCGAGCCGATGGACCGCCGCGCCGCCGCCCTGCTCACCACGGAGGGCTATGACGCCAGCCGGCACCGTGCCCAGCAGGTCCTCGCCTCCTGGCTCGACGAGCAGGACCTGGTGCTGGCGATGGACCGCGACAACCTGCGCGACCTGCGCGCGCTCGGCGATGCCGACCCCGACCGGGTCCGGCTGTTCCGCGACTTCGACCCCGCCGAGCCGGGCGGCGAGGTCCCCGATCCCTTCTTCGGCGGCGACGAGGGCTTCGGCACCGTGCTCGCCATGGTGGAGCGCACCTCGGCCGCACTGGTGACCGCGGTGGCCGGCGTACTGTCCTGA
- a CDS encoding phage holin family protein — protein sequence MLAFLSRWVITAAALALAAQLIDGIWFEGATEGRAEFDDKILPLVLVALISCVVTAWVKPLLTLLSIPFILVTLGLFLIVLNALLLRLTAWLADVVDLGFHVSGFWPAVWGSIIISITTWFLDAIIGFGD from the coding sequence ATGCTGGCCTTCCTGTCCCGTTGGGTGATCACGGCCGCGGCGCTCGCGCTCGCCGCCCAGCTGATCGACGGCATCTGGTTCGAGGGCGCGACCGAGGGCCGCGCGGAGTTCGACGACAAGATCCTGCCGTTGGTGCTGGTCGCGCTGATCTCGTGCGTCGTGACCGCGTGGGTCAAGCCGCTGCTCACCTTGCTGTCGATCCCGTTCATCCTGGTCACCCTGGGCCTGTTCCTGATCGTGCTCAACGCGCTCCTGCTGCGGCTCACCGCCTGGCTGGCCGACGTGGTCGACCTCGGCTTCCACGTCTCCGGCTTCTGGCCGGCCGTGTGGGGCTCGATCATCATCAGCATCACCACCTGGTTCCTCGACGCGATCATCGGCTTCGGCGACTGA
- a CDS encoding (2Fe-2S) ferredoxin domain-containing protein gives MSTTGERGPRVRMCRGCCCGTPRKLPDVDHDAVAAALGADLGPGAELITVDCLWACDLANVVVVNPAASARAAGARPAWVTEVNTLDRARAVADWVRRGGPGLAEPPAELGEIRTAAGLRRTTA, from the coding sequence GTGAGCACGACCGGCGAGCGCGGGCCCCGGGTCCGGATGTGCCGCGGCTGCTGCTGCGGCACCCCGCGCAAGCTCCCCGACGTCGACCACGACGCGGTCGCGGCCGCGCTCGGAGCCGACCTGGGACCCGGCGCCGAACTGATCACCGTCGACTGCCTCTGGGCCTGCGACCTGGCCAACGTCGTGGTCGTCAACCCCGCCGCCTCGGCGCGGGCGGCCGGGGCCCGGCCGGCCTGGGTCACCGAGGTCAACACGCTCGACCGCGCCCGCGCCGTCGCCGACTGGGTACGCCGCGGCGGACCCGGCCTCGCCGAGCCGCCGGCCGAGCTCGGCGAGATCCGCACCGCCGCCGGGCTGCGTCGTACCACCGCCTGA
- a CDS encoding CbtA family protein, which produces MSAPTLGRTVGNGALAGAVAGGLGAAALNWLVEPSIRAAIAIEEAGSVHEHAGGATHDHGSDALVSRPEQVVLGLVTVLVVGILVGIAFALVHRFLGARLPGRTPAGTTMTLAGLGFVTFTLAPALVVPANPPAVGDPATVDLRTVTYLGTIVCAVALAALVIGVARSAALRPGPRAAAAVALGVVGTALLVAVLPHAADPIPGNVPADLVWEFRVASLAQIGLMWLAIGATCAWLDQPRADVPDRARQLVSA; this is translated from the coding sequence GTGTCCGCCCCGACCCTCGGCCGGACCGTCGGCAACGGTGCCCTCGCGGGCGCCGTGGCCGGCGGGCTCGGCGCCGCCGCGCTGAACTGGCTCGTCGAGCCGTCGATCCGGGCCGCGATCGCCATCGAGGAGGCCGGCAGCGTCCACGAGCACGCCGGCGGCGCCACCCACGACCACGGCTCGGACGCCCTGGTCTCCCGACCCGAGCAGGTCGTCCTCGGCCTGGTGACGGTGCTGGTCGTGGGCATCCTGGTCGGCATCGCGTTCGCCCTGGTGCACCGCTTCCTCGGCGCGCGGCTGCCCGGGCGCACCCCCGCCGGGACCACGATGACCCTGGCCGGGCTGGGCTTCGTGACCTTCACCCTCGCTCCGGCCCTCGTGGTTCCGGCCAACCCGCCGGCCGTGGGCGACCCGGCCACGGTGGACCTGCGCACCGTGACCTATCTCGGCACCATCGTCTGCGCCGTCGCGCTCGCGGCGCTGGTGATCGGCGTGGCCCGCTCCGCCGCGCTCCGGCCCGGCCCCCGCGCGGCCGCGGCGGTCGCCCTCGGCGTCGTCGGCACGGCGCTCCTGGTCGCCGTCCTGCCGCATGCCGCCGATCCGATCCCCGGCAACGTGCCGGCCGACCTGGTCTGGGAGTTCCGGGTCGCCTCGCTCGCGCAGATCGGCCTGATGTGGCTGGCGATCGGCGCGACCTGTGCCTGGCTCGACCAGCCGCGGGCCGACGTACCGGACCGGGCGCGGCAGCTCGTCTCGGCGTGA
- the oxdA gene encoding aliphatic aldoxime dehydratase: MESAIDTHLKCPRTLSRRVSDDYTPPFPMFVGRGPKELQQVVMASFGVQYADDERRPQALAALRHIVGTLGLADGPVHHDLTQHVDNQDHHNLMVLAYWADPAAYCRWLRSEEVAGWWASPDRLDEGIGYFREIVAPRVDQLETLYAFTEDFPGVGQLMPEASGEIEEHGYWGSARDRFPISQTDWMEATGELTVVEGDPERGGRVVVRGHDNICLIRSGQDWRAAGEEERDLYLDEILPTLQDGMDFLRDEGQAHGCYSNRFVRSIDLDGNELDESYNLGHWRSLDQLERWAESHPTHLRIFVTFFRVVAGLDKLRLYHEVSVSDARDQTFEYLNCHPATGMLRDARVPAAR, from the coding sequence ATGGAATCAGCGATCGACACCCACCTGAAGTGCCCGCGCACCCTGTCCCGGCGGGTCTCCGACGACTACACCCCGCCCTTCCCGATGTTCGTCGGGCGCGGTCCGAAGGAGCTGCAGCAGGTCGTGATGGCGTCCTTCGGCGTGCAGTACGCCGACGACGAGCGGCGGCCGCAGGCCCTCGCCGCGCTGCGCCACATCGTGGGCACGCTCGGCCTGGCCGACGGGCCGGTCCACCACGACCTCACCCAGCACGTCGACAACCAGGACCACCACAACCTGATGGTGCTCGCCTACTGGGCCGACCCGGCGGCGTACTGCCGGTGGCTGCGCTCCGAGGAGGTCGCCGGCTGGTGGGCCTCGCCGGACCGCCTCGACGAGGGCATCGGCTACTTCCGCGAGATCGTCGCCCCCCGGGTGGACCAGCTGGAGACCCTCTACGCGTTCACCGAGGACTTCCCCGGCGTCGGCCAGCTGATGCCCGAGGCCAGCGGGGAGATCGAGGAGCACGGCTACTGGGGCTCGGCGCGCGACCGGTTCCCGATCTCCCAGACCGACTGGATGGAGGCCACCGGCGAGCTGACCGTCGTCGAGGGCGATCCCGAACGTGGTGGACGGGTCGTGGTCCGGGGGCACGACAACATCTGCCTGATCCGCTCCGGCCAGGACTGGCGCGCCGCCGGCGAGGAGGAGCGCGACCTCTACCTCGACGAGATCCTGCCGACCCTGCAGGACGGGATGGACTTCCTCCGCGACGAGGGCCAGGCCCACGGCTGCTACAGCAACCGCTTCGTCCGCAGCATCGACCTCGACGGCAACGAGCTCGACGAGAGCTACAACCTCGGTCACTGGCGCTCCCTCGACCAGCTCGAGCGGTGGGCGGAGTCGCACCCCACCCACCTGCGGATCTTCGTCACCTTCTTCCGGGTGGTGGCCGGCCTGGACAAGCTCCGGCTGTACCACGAGGTCTCCGTCTCCGACGCCCGGGACCAGACCTTCGAGTACCTCAACTGCCACCCGGCCACCGGCATGCTGCGCGACGCGCGGGTGCCGGCCGCCCGCTGA
- a CDS encoding nitrile hydratase accessory protein translates to MLPAPYADPADVAADRSRVEELVCGLPAADPEQRSFEHPWEIRAFAMAVSAHRELGFDWTEFQQALVASIDGWEESTGTSDRGWSYYEHWVAALESVLAGLGLLGADELARQTRAVLAVPANRNHHEAHTEPIAIDPARAAHH, encoded by the coding sequence ATGCTGCCGGCGCCCTACGCCGACCCGGCGGACGTGGCTGCCGACCGCAGCCGCGTCGAGGAGCTGGTCTGCGGCCTGCCCGCCGCCGACCCGGAGCAGCGCTCCTTCGAGCACCCGTGGGAGATCCGGGCCTTCGCGATGGCGGTCTCCGCGCACCGGGAGCTCGGCTTCGACTGGACCGAGTTCCAGCAGGCGCTGGTCGCGTCGATCGACGGCTGGGAGGAGAGCACCGGCACCAGCGACCGGGGCTGGTCCTACTACGAGCACTGGGTCGCCGCGCTCGAGTCCGTGCTCGCCGGTCTCGGCCTGCTCGGTGCCGACGAGCTGGCCCGCCAGACCCGCGCGGTCCTCGCCGTCCCGGCGAACCGCAACCACCACGAGGCGCACACCGAGCCGATCGCGATCGACCCGGCCCGCGCCGCCCACCACTGA
- the nthA gene encoding nitrile hydratase subunit alpha: MSAVTRTQEEIAARVKALESMLIEQGVMTTQAIDRMVELYENEVGPRLGARVVVRAWTDPEFKARLVADATDACKELGIGGLQGEDMVVLENTDTVHNVIVCTLCSCYPWPVLGLPPNWYKDPQYRAAITREPRKVLREAFGFDVPDEVEVRVWDTSSEMRYWVLPQRPAGTDDWTEEQLLALVNRDAMIGVGPVGAVA; this comes from the coding sequence ATGAGCGCCGTCACCCGTACCCAGGAGGAGATCGCCGCGCGCGTCAAGGCGCTGGAGTCGATGCTCATCGAGCAGGGCGTGATGACCACCCAGGCCATCGACCGGATGGTCGAGCTCTACGAGAACGAGGTCGGGCCGCGCCTCGGCGCCCGCGTCGTCGTCCGGGCCTGGACCGACCCGGAGTTCAAGGCCCGCCTCGTCGCGGACGCCACCGACGCCTGCAAGGAGCTCGGGATCGGCGGCCTGCAGGGCGAGGACATGGTGGTCCTGGAGAACACCGACACCGTCCACAACGTCATCGTCTGCACGCTCTGCTCGTGCTACCCGTGGCCGGTGCTCGGCCTGCCGCCGAACTGGTACAAGGACCCGCAGTACCGCGCCGCGATCACCCGCGAGCCCCGCAAGGTGCTGCGCGAGGCGTTCGGCTTCGACGTCCCCGACGAGGTCGAGGTCCGCGTGTGGGACACCAGCAGCGAGATGCGCTACTGGGTGCTCCCACAGCGGCCCGCCGGCACCGACGACTGGACCGAGGAGCAGCTCCTCGCGCTGGTCAACCGCGACGCCATGATCGGCGTCGGCCCGGTCGGGGCGGTGGCCTGA
- a CDS encoding AMP-binding protein, producing MSTALRTARDLLRDLRTDHAEAVARFAWPEVGSSFNFVHDWFDGYARENDRPGLVIVEEDGRRASYAFGELVTRSEQVAAHLAAQGIGRGDSVVVMLGNQVELWESMLALIRLGAVIMPTTTAVGPAELVDRLERGGARAVICNAADSTKFDEVPGSYVRIAVGDAVAGWTSYAAAYDRPAAPLPHPGNASEDRLLLYFTSGTTSRPKLVEHTHVSYPVGHLSTMYWLGLRPGDVHLNISSPGWAKHAWSNFFAPWLAEATVFVYNYARFDPVALLGQLRTEGVTTFCAPPTVWRMLINADLTGGPGVLREAIAAGEPLNPEVISQVERHWGLTIRDGFGQTEMTAAIANTPGQPVVPGSMGRPLPGVPVVLVDPLTGEVVHGVGEGEICLDLSAGPLTLMTGYQGDPAKNAEAMAGGFYHTGDVASRDADGVITYIGRTDDVFKASDYKISPFELESVLIEHPAVAEAAVVPAPDPVRLAVPKAYVALVPGFEPTAETAEAILGYAREHLAPYLRVRRLEFFELPKTISGKIRRVELRQREAEVEGARPAGEFRDEDFSF from the coding sequence ATGAGCACCGCCCTGCGTACCGCCCGTGACCTGCTGCGCGACCTGCGCACCGACCACGCCGAGGCGGTGGCCCGGTTCGCCTGGCCCGAGGTCGGGTCGAGCTTCAACTTCGTGCACGACTGGTTCGACGGGTACGCCCGCGAAAACGACCGGCCCGGGCTGGTCATCGTCGAGGAGGACGGCCGGCGCGCGTCGTACGCCTTCGGCGAGCTGGTCACCCGCTCCGAGCAGGTCGCCGCGCACCTCGCCGCGCAGGGCATCGGGCGCGGCGACAGCGTGGTGGTGATGCTCGGCAACCAGGTCGAGCTGTGGGAGTCGATGCTCGCGCTGATCCGGCTCGGCGCGGTGATCATGCCGACCACCACCGCCGTCGGGCCCGCCGAGCTCGTCGACCGACTGGAGCGGGGGGGCGCGCGTGCGGTGATCTGCAATGCCGCCGACAGCACCAAGTTCGACGAGGTGCCGGGCTCGTACGTGCGGATCGCCGTGGGCGACGCGGTCGCGGGCTGGACGTCCTACGCCGCGGCGTACGACCGGCCGGCCGCGCCGCTGCCCCACCCGGGCAACGCGAGCGAGGACCGGCTGCTCCTCTACTTCACCTCCGGCACCACCTCGCGCCCGAAGCTGGTCGAGCACACCCACGTGTCGTATCCCGTCGGCCACCTCTCGACGATGTACTGGCTGGGCCTGCGGCCCGGCGACGTGCACCTCAACATCTCCAGCCCCGGCTGGGCGAAGCACGCGTGGTCGAACTTCTTCGCGCCGTGGCTCGCCGAGGCGACCGTCTTCGTCTACAACTACGCCCGCTTCGACCCGGTCGCCCTGCTCGGACAGCTCCGCACCGAGGGCGTCACCACCTTCTGCGCGCCGCCCACGGTGTGGCGGATGCTCATCAACGCCGACCTCACCGGCGGACCCGGCGTGCTGCGCGAGGCGATCGCCGCCGGCGAGCCGCTCAACCCCGAGGTGATCAGCCAGGTCGAGAGGCACTGGGGACTCACCATCCGCGACGGCTTCGGCCAGACCGAGATGACCGCCGCGATCGCCAACACCCCCGGCCAGCCCGTCGTGCCGGGTTCGATGGGGCGGCCGCTGCCCGGCGTACCCGTGGTGCTGGTCGACCCGCTCACCGGTGAGGTCGTCCACGGCGTGGGGGAGGGCGAGATCTGCCTCGACCTGTCCGCCGGGCCGCTGACCCTGATGACCGGCTACCAGGGCGACCCCGCGAAGAACGCCGAGGCGATGGCCGGCGGCTTCTACCACACGGGCGACGTCGCCTCCCGGGACGCCGACGGCGTGATCACCTACATCGGCCGCACCGACGACGTCTTCAAGGCCTCCGACTACAAGATCAGCCCCTTCGAGCTCGAGTCGGTCCTGATCGAGCACCCCGCCGTCGCCGAGGCGGCCGTCGTACCGGCTCCGGACCCGGTGCGCCTGGCGGTGCCCAAGGCGTACGTCGCGCTGGTGCCGGGCTTCGAGCCCACCGCCGAGACGGCGGAGGCGATCCTGGGCTACGCCCGCGAGCACCTCGCGCCGTACCTGCGGGTGCGCCGGCTGGAGTTCTTCGAGCTGCCCAAGACGATCTCCGGCAAGATCCGGCGGGTCGAGCTGCGGCAGCGCGAGGCCGAGGTCGAGGGCGCCCGGCCGGCGGGGGAGTTCCGCGACGAGGACTTCTCTTTCTGA
- the nthB gene encoding nitrile hydratase subunit beta, with translation MNGVFDLAGTDGIGPVVVPEEEPVFRADWERAVFPMFAMCFRAGFFGVDQFRHGIELIDPAVYLKSPYYEHWIHTVEHFGEQLGKLDLAELDRRTEHYLAHPDAPLPEHEDDPELLAFVEAVVPAGAPAKRESDKVARFRVGDVVRVIRSAPKGHTRRARYIRGAVGEVVLHHGPMIYPDSAGNGLGENPEHVYTVRFRADELWGAEYAEPNQVVNFDVFDPYLEHVTVTHVTTEGASA, from the coding sequence ATGAACGGAGTCTTCGACCTCGCCGGCACCGACGGCATCGGACCCGTGGTCGTCCCCGAGGAGGAGCCGGTCTTCCGCGCCGACTGGGAGCGCGCCGTCTTTCCGATGTTCGCGATGTGCTTCCGCGCCGGCTTCTTCGGCGTCGACCAGTTCCGCCACGGTATCGAGCTGATCGACCCCGCCGTCTACCTGAAGTCGCCCTACTACGAGCACTGGATCCACACCGTCGAGCACTTCGGGGAGCAGCTGGGCAAGCTCGACCTCGCCGAGCTCGACCGGCGCACCGAGCACTACCTGGCCCACCCCGACGCCCCGCTGCCCGAGCACGAGGACGACCCGGAGCTGCTCGCCTTCGTCGAGGCCGTCGTACCGGCCGGCGCCCCCGCCAAGCGCGAGTCCGACAAGGTCGCCCGATTCCGCGTCGGCGACGTCGTCCGGGTGATCCGGTCCGCCCCGAAGGGACACACCCGCCGGGCCCGCTACATCCGGGGTGCGGTCGGCGAGGTGGTGCTGCACCACGGCCCGATGATCTACCCCGACAGCGCGGGCAACGGGCTCGGCGAGAACCCAGAGCACGTCTACACCGTGCGCTTCCGCGCCGACGAGCTCTGGGGCGCCGAGTACGCCGAGCCCAACCAGGTCGTCAACTTCGACGTCTTCGACCCCTATCTCGAGCACGTCACCGTCACCCACGTCACCACCGAAGGAGCATCCGCATGA
- a CDS encoding 3-hydroxybutyryl-CoA dehydrogenase produces MERVGVVGGGLMGSGIAEVNARAGKDVIVVESSADAVEAARQRLESSLKRAESRGKIESAAAVLERIRVVDDLATLADRDLVVEAIVEDEQAKTELFRRLDEIVTSPDAILASNTSSIPIMKLAVATKRPSHVLGVHFFNPVPVLKLVELVPSLMTAEETTERARAFVQDDLGKNAIDCQDRAGFVVNALLIPFILSAIRMFESGFASAEDIDQGLVLGAAHPQGPLALADLIGLDTVKAVAESLYEEFKEPLYAAPPLLARMVEARLLGRKTGRGFYTY; encoded by the coding sequence ATCGAGCGTGTGGGAGTGGTCGGCGGCGGCCTGATGGGATCGGGCATCGCGGAGGTCAACGCCCGCGCCGGCAAGGACGTCATCGTCGTCGAGTCCTCGGCTGACGCCGTCGAGGCCGCCCGCCAGCGTCTCGAGAGCTCGCTCAAGCGCGCCGAGAGCCGCGGCAAGATCGAGTCCGCGGCCGCCGTGCTCGAGCGGATCCGGGTCGTCGACGACCTCGCCACCCTCGCCGACCGCGACCTCGTCGTCGAGGCGATCGTCGAGGACGAGCAGGCCAAGACCGAGCTGTTCCGCCGTCTCGACGAGATCGTCACCAGCCCCGACGCGATCCTCGCCTCGAACACCTCGTCCATCCCGATCATGAAGCTGGCCGTCGCCACCAAGCGCCCCAGCCACGTCCTCGGCGTCCACTTCTTCAACCCGGTCCCGGTCCTCAAGCTGGTCGAGCTGGTCCCCTCGCTGATGACCGCCGAGGAGACCACCGAGCGGGCCCGCGCCTTCGTCCAGGACGACCTCGGCAAGAACGCGATCGACTGCCAGGACCGGGCCGGCTTCGTCGTCAACGCGCTGCTGATCCCCTTCATCCTGTCGGCCATCCGGATGTTCGAGTCCGGCTTCGCCTCCGCCGAGGACATCGACCAGGGCCTGGTCCTCGGCGCCGCCCACCCCCAGGGCCCGCTCGCCCTGGCCGACCTGATCGGCCTCGACACCGTCAAGGCCGTCGCCGAGTCGCTCTACGAGGAGTTCAAGGAGCCCCTCTACGCCGCCCCGCCGCTGCTCGCCCGGATGGTCGAGGCACGGCTGCTCGGACGCAAGACCGGCCGGGGCTTCTACACGTACTAG
- a CDS encoding CbtB domain-containing protein, translated as MASSTTTSVPGRVATTALGLALAAVMLLGVLFLLQENGLLLSADAAAYLHEATHDARHALGVPCH; from the coding sequence ATGGCATCGAGCACCACCACTTCCGTCCCGGGTCGCGTCGCGACCACCGCGCTCGGCCTCGCCCTGGCCGCGGTCATGTTGCTGGGCGTGCTGTTCCTGCTGCAGGAGAACGGCCTGCTGCTGTCCGCGGACGCGGCCGCCTACCTGCACGAGGCCACCCACGACGCCCGGCACGCCCTCGGCGTGCCCTGCCACTGA
- a CDS encoding PT domain-containing protein gives MSDQFPPPGQPGEQPPTQIAPPAGGAPVPPYGAPGQQPPQQGYPAPPPAAGYPPQPGYPQPGYPQQPGYPGGGYPGGPGGPGGPGFPAPPSSGGGKKGLIIGLVAGAVVLVLGIVAVLALTVFNGDDDKPAAKDDTSESASDEPSDEPTDEPTDEPTDEPTDEPTDAPTDVPTDDPTITARAFLDSLLEGDCLAVEGLTTPEYFASEFTDQAGCKAVAGNLEMSNAEYTFQEPETTLDAYVVNVYGDVYAPSTGKTLDSTWALDGSSGDWLVSGYTYVEK, from the coding sequence GTGAGCGACCAGTTCCCCCCACCTGGGCAGCCGGGCGAGCAGCCCCCGACCCAGATCGCGCCGCCCGCCGGCGGGGCGCCGGTGCCGCCGTACGGCGCGCCGGGCCAGCAGCCGCCGCAGCAGGGCTACCCCGCGCCGCCCCCGGCGGCCGGCTACCCGCCGCAGCCCGGCTATCCGCAACCGGGCTATCCCCAGCAGCCGGGCTACCCGGGCGGCGGCTACCCCGGCGGGCCGGGCGGGCCGGGCGGTCCCGGCTTCCCCGCGCCACCGAGCAGCGGGGGCGGCAAGAAGGGCCTGATCATCGGCCTCGTGGCCGGTGCGGTGGTCCTGGTGCTCGGCATCGTGGCGGTGCTCGCCCTCACCGTGTTCAACGGCGACGACGACAAGCCGGCGGCCAAGGACGACACCTCCGAGAGCGCCTCGGACGAGCCCAGCGACGAGCCGACCGACGAGCCCACGGACGAGCCGACCGACGAGCCCACGGACGAGCCGACCGACGCACCCACCGACGTACCGACCGACGACCCGACCATCACCGCGCGGGCCTTCCTCGACTCGCTGCTCGAGGGCGACTGCCTGGCGGTCGAGGGGCTCACGACGCCGGAGTACTTCGCCTCCGAGTTCACCGACCAGGCCGGCTGCAAGGCCGTGGCCGGCAACCTGGAGATGTCCAACGCCGAGTACACCTTCCAGGAGCCGGAGACGACGCTCGACGCCTACGTCGTCAACGTCTACGGCGACGTCTACGCCCCCAGCACGGGCAAGACCCTGGACTCGACCTGGGCCCTCGACGGGAGCTCGGGCGACTGGCTGGTCAGCGGCTACACCTACGTGGAGAAGTGA
- a CDS encoding GntR family transcriptional regulator — protein MAGPSTPPPNPFTPLSIEHESTVSRVAAEVRRAIFEGDLESGTPLREVALAESLGVSRPTVREALTVLVAEGLATREPHRGVMVATPRAESVRDVCRARLVLEGAGVRAWPAADDVRRARVRATLDAYTAAVRSGEATYEELNERHLSFHVSLVELTGVARLVQMAEALMDELRLALAQVERINRNAHDEAGSHEGLVALLEADRIDGDDGAHAFLRRHIADAEVEIIEALGLE, from the coding sequence ATGGCCGGACCGTCCACGCCACCCCCGAACCCCTTCACCCCGCTCAGCATCGAGCACGAGTCGACGGTGTCCCGGGTGGCGGCGGAGGTGCGGCGGGCGATCTTCGAGGGCGACCTGGAGAGCGGTACGCCGCTGCGCGAGGTGGCGCTCGCCGAGTCGCTCGGCGTCTCGCGGCCGACGGTGCGCGAGGCCCTGACGGTCCTGGTCGCCGAGGGGCTCGCGACCCGGGAGCCGCACCGCGGGGTGATGGTGGCGACGCCGCGGGCCGAGTCGGTGCGCGACGTGTGCCGTGCGCGGCTGGTGCTCGAGGGAGCGGGGGTGCGGGCCTGGCCGGCGGCCGACGACGTACGACGGGCGCGGGTGCGCGCCACTCTCGACGCCTACACCGCCGCGGTGCGCAGCGGCGAGGCGACGTACGAGGAGCTCAACGAGCGCCACCTGTCCTTCCACGTCTCCCTGGTCGAGCTGACGGGCGTTGCCCGGCTGGTGCAGATGGCCGAGGCGCTGATGGACGAGCTCCGGCTCGCCCTCGCACAGGTCGAGCGGATCAACCGCAACGCCCACGACGAGGCCGGCTCCCACGAGGGCCTGGTCGCCCTGCTCGAGGCCGACCGGATCGACGGCGACGACGGCGCGCACGCCTTCCTGCGCCGGCACATCGCCGACGCCGAGGTGGAGATCATCGAGGCGCTCGGGCTGGAATGA